The window ATCACCGCAGGGCCATCGGTTGGGCCAGCTTCGGCGTAGCCGATAGTGAGGACGCCGGCATCGATCTGCTTCAGCGACGCGAACGATGTGTGCGTACCGCGTCCAGTTTCCGGGTTTGTTGTACCGGATTGCGCTTCTGCGGAGCCGAACATGCCAAGCTGTGTGGCTGCGATTGTTATGGCGGCAGTACCCAAAAAGCGTCGACGTTGAAGGTCAATCTGTTCGGTCATCTTGATCGTTCTCATTGGTGAATCTCCTTGTTTTCGTTGAGGAGTTGGGTTCTCTGTCCATGTCGAGACCGCTCGTGCGGTGGTCTGGCCAGAAAAACTGTGGCGCCATGCTGGTGCGGGTTGGGCTTCAGAGATGCTGCGTTTATCCGATCCATCTGGAAGGACAACGGATGCTAGATACGCGATCAAAGAACAGGAATAAATCCGGAATTTAGCCGATTGTCGTTAGCTTTTCTCGTTTAGCGGGACTTTCCTGATGATCCTGTGCTGATTGCTGGGTCAAGATACTTGTGAACCTAACGATATTTTTCTTCCCATAGACATTCGAGTGGAGTATATTCCGTTCCCATAGATGTTCTAGGGGAGAAGCAATTGATGGGAGCGAAAAAGGCGGCGGATGCCGGCGATGTTCTGCAGGGCACTCTGGATATGCTCGTTTTGCGGACGCTGGTGATGGGACCTGCGCACGGCCATACCATCGCGGAGGTGATTGAACGTACTTCTGAGAATGCTCTGGACGTCGAACAGGGGTCGCTCTATCCGGCACTGCACCGGCTTGAGGATCGAGGCTTGCTTGCGTCTGAATGGGGCTTGAGCGAGAACAATCGCAAGGCGAAGTTTTACCGGCTCACGGCGAAGGGCCGAAAGGAACTTGTCGCAGCAACGGGTCGATGGCGGCAGATGACACGAGCGATCGGCCTCATTCTTGGTGAACCGACCGAGTAAGCAGGAGGGAATGTAGATGAGCGCACGCCGTTTTATGGATCGCGAGAAGAGAGACGTGGAGTTGGCCGAGGAGATTGCATCTCATCTCGCTCATGAGGAAGATGCAAATGCCGCGAGAGGGCTTCCTTCGGGGGAGGCTGGTCGTCAGGCGCGGTTGAAGTTCGGAAACCCTCGTGCGACGCGTGAACGGGTGTGGCGAGATCATTCTGTGCCGTGGATTGAGGATGCGTGGCGCGATCTGCGTTTCGCGTTACGGTCGCTGGCGAAGACGCCTGGGTTTACCGCTATCGCGGTGCTGGTCATTGCGATCGGCATCGGGGTGAACACCGCTGTTTTTTCGGTCATCAACACGGTGCTGCTCAAACCTCTTGCTTATCCTGATCCTCAATCACTTGTGGAGTTGATGAACACAGGGCCGCGGGGATCGTTTCGTGGTGCGAATGTGCCGAAGTTTAATATCTGGCATCAGCAGACGGGGATTTTTCAGCAGGTTGCAGGGTACGACCTGGGCGGCGCGGGGTTGAATCTGACTGGAGGCGACCATCCGCAACAGGTGCAGGGTATTCACGTCACGGGTGATTACTTCTCCATGTTTGGTGCACCGGTGGTTGCTGGGCGCACATTTACCGCAGCGGAGGACAGCCCGAACGGAGGCCGCGTGGTGGTGCTCAGCTATAGCCTCTGGAAGAGCCGTTATGGGGGTGATCCTACGATTGTCGGCTCGACGATTCAGCTTGATGGCCAGCCTTATTTGGTTGTTGGCGTTCTTGGTAGCGGATTTGTTACCGATCCGGTTGGGGATCTGTGGCTGCCCTATCAGTTCGATCTGAACTCGCATGACATGGCGCACTACTTTACCGTCGCTGCGCGACTGAAGCCAGGTATTACGTTGCAGCAGGCGAATGCTCAGTTGAAACTTGCGGCCGATCAGTTCAGCCGTGTCTATCGGGGTGCTCTCGGACCGAAGGACGGCTTTGGCGTTGTCTCGTTACAGGAGTCGATTGTCGGCGATACGCGTACGCCGCTGCTCATTTTGCTTGGGGCTGTGCTGTTTGTTCTGCTGATTGCTTGTGCCAATGTTGCAAACCTTTTGCTGGCGCGCGCTTCGTCCAGAAGACGGGAGCTGGCTACACGCGCAGCGCTGGGCGCTGGGCGTGGACAGATCATTCGGCAGTTGCTTGCGGAGAGCCTTGTACTCTCTTTGACTGGAGGATTTCTTGGTCTGGTGTTTGGATTCGTTGGCGTGAGACTGCTGCTGAGCATTAGCCCTGCAGGCTTTCCTCGTGTTGGAGTAGACGGCTCTGCGGTGACGCTGGATCTAAACATACTGTTATTCACGCTTGGAATATCTCTGTTTACCGGAATCCTCTTCGGGCTGGTTCCTGCTATCAGCGCGTCCCGGCCTAATCTTGTTAGTTCTCTCAATGCGAGCAGCAGCGGCTCTGGAATGAGCTTTCGCAATGGGAGGCTCCGGTCGGTGCTGGTGGTGAGCGAGATGGCGCTGGCGCTGATTCTCGTGACTGGCGCAGCTTTGCTGATCCGTACGTTTGCGAAGTTGCAGGGGGTCGATCCCGGGTTCGATACGCATAACGTTCTTACGATGGCGATGTCGATCAGTGGCGATCGCTTTCAGAAGACAGCGGGTGTTGCACAGGTGATTCGTGACGGCACGGAACGGCTGAGAGCTGTTCCCGGAGTGAAGGATGCCGCGGCGGGGTGCTGTCTTCCGCTGCAGGGCGGTTTTGGCGTGCCGTTCGACATCGTGGGAAGGCCGAAGGGTGATGCGCCAGCTACCGGTGACGGAGGCTATTACTCGGTGTCGTGGAGCTACTTCAACACACTGAAGATCCCGCTTCTGCGAGGCCGCAGTTTTACCGAAGACGATGATGGCTCCGCGCCAGGCGTGATCATGATCAATGAAGCGATGGCGAAGAAGTACTGGCCTAACGGTGATCCTCTGAAAGACCGGCTGCAGACGGGAGTCGGTATGGGGCCTGTTTTTGTTGAGCCGCCCCGGCAGATTATTGGGATCGTCGGCGACACGCATGATGACGGACTTGATCGCGACCCGTTTCCGACGATGTACTTCCCTGTCGCACAGATGCCCGATGCAGAGACTGCGCTGAACTCTCGCGTTTCGCCGCTGTGGTGGGTGGTGCGCAGCAACGTGGATCCGCATACGCTCATTACGCCGCTCCAGGGTGCAATTCGTGAGGCCACTGGAGGGCTGCCTGTCGCCCACATCTACACCATGGACGATCTTTTGGTGCGGACCACGTCGCGGCAGCGTTTTAATATGCTGCTACTGACTATCTTTGGAGCATCGGGGTTGTTGATGGCTGCGATTGGCGTCTATGGGCTGATGACGTACTCGGTGCAACAGCGGACGCAGGAGCTTGGCATTCGGATGGCCCTGGGGGCGCAGGTGTCGAACATCCGAAATCTGGTCATCCGACAGGGGATGGCGCTTGTGTTGCTTGGTGTCGCCGTTGGGATTGTTGGCGCGTTCTGGCTGACGCGTTTTCTGGCGAGCTTTCTGTTCGGCGTCAAAGCCTGGGACCCGACCGCGTTCGTCGTCACTCCGCTGCTTCTCTGCGTGGTTGCGCTCGTTGCTATCTGGATTCCTGCGCGGCGAGCAACTCGCGTCGATCCGATGACTGCGCTTCGGTTTGAATAGGGCCGGGGAGCACTTGCCTGCCATGTAGCTCAACCGGTTGCTTGTGTCGCGGGATGCAAATGTTGCGCGGCTCGGTGGCGTTGGTGTGGTGAAGATTTCTGTTGGGTGGTCTGGTGGGGTGGATTAGAATGCGAAGCGACAATCCCGAATGAAATTTCGGTTTTGCAGTTTTTACGCGACCTATAGCGCGAGGAGAGATTCATAGGAGCGAAGCGGTGGCGGAAGAACAGCGGGTGATGTGTGCCTGGGTGAATGCGGATCTTTGTTTGGGGTGGGCTTGCGGAGTGTGGGCAACTTTCCGATTGAAACCAATAGCTGCGGAAGCAGTCTGGCAGCCGGTGCGAACTGCACATTTACCATCTCCTTCGACCCTACTGCTTCCGGAGCACGAAGTGCGGTTCTGCAGATTATGACGAATGCTGCGAGTTCGCCGGACAAGATTCAATTGATGGGGACGGGGAATTGAGCGTTGGTGATGATCGGTCGGACTGAAGTTTCTGATGGAAGGTTCGTAGAGGTGGGCTAAAATGCGTAGACATTCGTAGCCGTTGGTTTTGCGGAATTGCTGGAAGGCTTGCGCGGGGAGAGATGATGAGCGATGTTGTGGCGGTGGATGGGCAGCATACGGGGCAGAGATTGAGCCAGGTGGAGCGGGTAGTGGATACGTTCATCGCTCCGACGAAGACGTTTACGGATATCTTGCGGAGTACGAGCTGGTGGCTGCCGTTTCTGCTGGCGGTGGTGGTGTCGCTCGGCGTGACCTTCGCGATCGATAAGCAGGTGGGATTCGATCGCGTGGTGGAGAACGTGATTCACGACAGCCCGAAGCAGGAGGAGCAGATATCGAGCCTGCCGCCGGATCAGCGGGCGGCCAGGATGAAGGCGATGGAGGCGGGGTATAAGTATGTGTCGTATTCGACGCCGATCATCATCCTGATCATCTCGGCGATTGGCGCGCTGGTGAACTGGGGGAGCTTCAACTTTGGGCTGGGTGCGCAGACGACGTTTGGGCAGATGTTCTGCGTGTGGATGTATGCGTCATTGCCGAGGCTTTTAAGTGGGCTGCTGACGTTAGTTACAGTTTGTTTTGGCGGGAACGCGGAGAGCTTCAACCTTAAGAATCCGGTGGGTACAAATATTGCGTACTACCTACCGGATTCGGCGCCGTGGCTGAAGGCTGCACTTGGTTTTTTCGATGTGATTGGGATCTGGAATTTAATACTGCTGGTGATTGGCACGTCGATCGTCGCGAAGGTGAGTCGTGGTAAAGCTGCGGCTGTTGTGGTTGGGTGGTGGGTGCTGCTTCTGATCCTCAGCGTGGTTACGGCAGCGGCGAGCAGCTAGGGCTGGGCTGGCGGCTCAAGTGTCGTGAAGGTGGAGGCGGGCAGGTTGGCGCCGTTGTAGAGGTTCGCCCTGGGGAAGTTGGCCCATGCGTAACGGACGTACTGTGGGTTGGGAGTCGAAGGGCTGGAGACGGTGATGGAGTCGCCTCCGGCCATGTGGTCGATGTGAGCGTTGGCGCGGACGAAGACGTGGTCGGCGCCGGCGACTTCGAAGCCTTCGAGGGTTCCGTCTTTGGCGTGGAGGCCGACGGCGTTGTCGAATAAGACGTGCATGACGCTGTGGTCGGGGTAGGCGAGACGGACTAGAGGACCAGAGGAGACGATGTCTTCGCCGTAGACGAGGCGGCGGGCGAGGAGTGAGAGGCGCTCACCTACGGCTTGTTTGTTGGCGGGGTGAACGTTGTACTCGTTGCCGATGTCGATGGTGACGGCCATGCCCGTGTTGCTGACGGAGAGGGTCTTGCGCTGGGCGTCGCGGAGTTCGCCCCAGTCTTCCTTTGGCGTGCTGGCGAAGGCGGAGATCTGGACGTAGAGGAAGGGGAAGTTGCCTTGCGCCCAGTGTTGGCGCCAGTCCTGGATGAGGGTGGGAAAGAGTTTGTCGTAGAGACCGACGGTGTTGAGAGCCGAGTTGGTCTCGCCCTGATACCAGATGACGCCTTTGATGGGTAGCGGCGTGAACGGAGCGACCATCGCGTTGTAGAGAGCAGCGGGGCGCCAGGAGTCGGGATTGGGATGCCAGTTACGGTCGGGCGTGGTGGGCTTGCCTTCGGCGCGGAGCCGCTTGTCGATGGCGTCGAGGCGGATCTCAGTAGATTCGTAATCAGTTTTTTCGGCGTGGGCCGCGAAGACGGGCATGAGGGAGGCGTTGGCCCCGAGAGCGTCCATGCTGGTCCAGGCTTCGGCGGGAGTGCCGCCCCATGTGGAGTCGATTAAGCCGATGGGGACGTGCTGCTTTTTGTCGGCGAGGGCCTTCTGGATATTGCGAGCGAAGAAGTAGGCTACTGCCGAGAAGTCTTTTGCGGATGCGGGAGTGCAGGTGGACCAGCCGGTGGTGGCTTTGATGTCTTCGCGGGGGTAGCCGGAGGTGTCTCTATCGACGAGGAGGAGACGGATGTCGGGATAGTTGGCGGAGGCGATCTCTTTGTCGCCGTCTTCGATCAGGGTGTCGGGGCCGAAGCCGAGGAGAGGCATCTCCATATTGGATTGGCCGGAGGCAAACCAGAGGTCACCGAGGAGGATGTCGTCGAAGGTGATGGTGTTGGTGCCGCGAACGGTGAGGGTGTAGGGGCCGCCGGCGGGTTGTGCGGACAGGTAGAGGCTCCAACGGCCATTTGCGTCGGTGGTGGTGGTGTTGGTGAGGTCGTGGAAGGTGGCGGTGACGGACTCGCCGGGAGTGGCGCTGCCCCAGACGTGGATGGGCATGTCGCGCTGGAGGACCATGTGGCTGGAGAAGAGTTTTGGAAGGGAGACTTCGGCTTGTGTGGTGAGGGTCGCGGCGAGGAGGCAGAGGGTGAGGCGAAGCTTCATTAAGGGTCTCCGTCTCCTTTTATACCTTGGCGATGGTTTTGTTTAGCTGCTGGCGGAGAACGCTTCGCGAGGCCGAGAATGTTTTTGAGTTCTCGAAATGAATGCTCGGTCACGCGTGCTTCACGGCAAGACTGTGAAGTGCTTCGGTCGAGATGACGGTGTTATGGAATGGAGACGAGGCAAAGGCAACGACGACTGCAAAACAAATAGGCCCGACTTTCGCCGGGCCTCAGTTCGTTCGGTTGTTGATGCGGATTATTCTGTCCAGCGTTTGAAGACGAGGGAGCCGTTGGTTCCACCGAAGCCGAAGGAGTTCGACAGGGCGTAGTCGATCTTTGCTGGCTGCGGCTTATTGGGTACGTAGTTCAGGCGGCACTGGGGATCGAGCTCGACGATGTTCATCGTGGGAGGTGCGATCTGGTGCTGCATGGCCAGAATAGTGATGCCTGCTTCAAGGCCGCCGGCGCCGCCGAGGAGGTGGCCGGTCATGGATTTTGTGGAGCTGACCAGAAGCTTGTGATTGGTGGCGCGCTCGCCGAAGACGTTCTCGATGGCCTTGGACTCAAGGGCGTCGCCGAGGGGCGTCGAGGTGGCGTGGGCGTTGACATAGTCGATCTGGTCGGGCGAGATGCCGGCGACCTTGAGGGCATGCAGCATGGAGCGATAGCAGCCTTCGCCCTCGGGGGCCATGCCAGTCATGTGGAAGGCATCGGCGGAGAGGCCGTAGCCGATGATTTCGGCGAGGATCTTCGCACCGCGGGCCTTGGCGAACTCGAGCTCTTCGAGGATGAGAATGCCAGCGCCTTCGCCGACCACGAAGCCGTCGCGATCCTTGTCGAAGGGGCGGCTGGCGTGTTCGGGGTCTTCGTTGCGGGTGGAGAGGGCGCGCATGGCGGCGAAGCCAGCGACTCCCAGGGGCGTGATGGAGGCTTCTGTACCACCGGCGATCATGACGTCGGCGTCGCCGCGCTGGATAAGGCGGAAGGCGTCACCGATGGCGTGGGCCGAGGTGGTGCAGGCGGTTGCGGTGGCTTCGTTGGGTCCGCGTGCTCCGTACTTGATGGAGACGTGGCCAGCGGCAAGGTTGATGATCGAGCCAGGGATGAAGAAGGGCGAGACTTTGCGGGGACCACCGGAGAGCAGGTTGGAGTGCTCACGCTCGATGACATCGAATCCACCGATGCCGGAGCCGATGTGGACGCCGACGCGATCCTGGTTTTCTTCGGTGACCTGGAGGCCAGAGTGGGCCATCGCCTCGGCCGAAGCAGCCAGGGCGAAGTGAATGAAGCGGCCCATCTTGCGGGCCTCTTTTTTCTCTACGAAGAGCAGAGGGTCAAAATCCTTCACCTCTGCGGCGAAGCGGACTGGATGGCCGGTAAGATCGAATGCTTTGATCTCGGCCATACCGCTACGACCGGCAAGAAGACCTTCCCAGAGTTCAGGGGCGGTTTTGCCGACCCCGCAGACCAGGCCAAGGCCGGTGACAACTACGCGACGTTGCTCCATTGTTTACTTGGCCTTCTGGTTCTTTTCGATATAGTCGACAGCGTCTTTGACGGTCTTGATCTTCTCGGCATCCTCGTCGGGAATCTGGATGTCGAAGGCTTCTTCAAACTGCATGACGAGCTCGACGACGTCGAGGGAGTCGGCACCGAGATCTTCCTGGAAGCTGGCGCCGGGGGTGACTTCTGCTTCATCCACCTGAAGCTGCTCGACAATAATCTGCTTTACCTTCTCGTCTACTGCTGCCATTTCGTTCTCCTGTTTTACTTCTGGAATCAAATCTGATGTCGTTTGTCGTCAAATGTCGACAGGGCCAATATCAAGCATACTGAGCGCCTCAGTGAGTGTAAAGCAAAGGAGCGGGTCGGTGTTGGACGCTCTCAGGGGAGATCTTTAGTCTTCATCACTTGAGGCGGCCAGAAGCGGGGCGACGCCGGCGAGGTCTTCAAAGCCGATGAGGTTGGATACGGGGGAGCCGGCGTCGATGCTGGAGACGTTTTTGAGTGCTTTATTGATAGCGCGAGTACGGACGCCAAGCTTTTGAATGGTGTTTTGAACGGTGCCGACCTGGCCTTCGACTTTCTGCATGAGGTCGCCATAGGTCTCGAACTCTTTTTTGGCGCTGGAGAGAACACGCCAGACTTCATCGCCCTTTTTCTGGATGGCGAGGGTGTGGAAGCCCATCTGAAAGCTGGTGAGGATGGCCATGAAGGTGGATGGTCCGGCGATGGTGACGCGGCAACTGGATTGGATCTCAGATTGAAGGCCTGGACGGCGGACGACCTCGGCGTAGAGATTTTCCGTCGGGAGGAACATGATGGCGTGGGGCATGGTCGTGGGAGGGTCAATATATTTGTCGCAGATGCGCTTTGCTTCGGAGCGGATGCCGCGCTCAAAGGCTTTTCCCGCTACCTCTACTCCTTCGCCGGTTTCGTAAGCGTGTTCGAGGCGCTCCCAGTCTTCTTTGGGGAACTTTGCGTCGATTGCGAGGAGGGTGTAGCTGTCGGAGCCGGTCTGGCCATCGCCGGAGGGGAATTTTAACGCGTACTCGACGGACTCAAGGGTGTTGGGTTTGATGCGGGCGTTCTTGATGTACTGCTCGGGAGAGAACATCTGCTCGAGCTGCTGGCCGAGCTGGAACTCACCGACGACACCGCGGGATTTTACGTTGGAGAGAACTTTTTTAAGATCGCCGACGCCGGTGGCGAGTTCCTTCATCTCGCCGAGGCCTTTTTGAACTTCGCCGAGATGAGTTGTGACCTGACCGAAGGATTCGGTGAGGCGGGTTTGCAAGGTGGCGTGGAGTTTTTCGTCGACGGTGACGCGCATCTCTTCGAGTTTGGCGGCGTTGGTTGTGTTGAGTTTTTCCAGCCGCTCTTCGACGGTGAAGCGGAGCTTCTCCTGCTGGTCGTTAGCTTCGCCGGAGAGCTCGTTGAGACGGCTGTGAAGGGCTTCGCGAGCCTCGATTTGATTGCGGTTGACCTCGCCGATGAAGTAAGAGAGACGCTGCGCGATCGAGTCTAGGTTCTGTTGGACGGCGGTGCGGAGGGTCTCGTCGGAGGTTTTGTTATCGCTGCGAAAGGCGTTGAGGCCGTTCTGCAGGAGGCCACTGAGTTCGGTGATGGTGGCGGTGATCTCGGTGCGGAGAGCGGCGAAGTCGGCGGCGCCAGCCTCGCGGGTACGCCGTGCTTCGTTGGCGCTTTCGGTGCGGAGTTCTGCAACTTCGCTGCGCAGGTGACGGTCGAGCGCTTCATTGCGTGCGTCGAGCCGGGTGAGCTGGTCGGGAAGCTGGGTGAGGCGGGCGTCTTGCGTGGGGACTTGCTGCTTGCGGAGCAGAAGAAGGATGAGGCAGATCAAATTGGCGGCGGCGAGGGCAAGCAGGGCTGCGAGCATATTCGTTTTTCCTTCTCCCCCGAGGATAACGCGGACGAGTGGATCGGCCTCTGGAAATCGAGAGGGTAGCCGCCGTGGATAATTCGGCATCCAACCGGTGAGATTAGGGTTATGGTTTTTTTTCTGCACCTAACTTTTTGTTCAAACAGGAGGGTTGAGATGGGACACGTCTTACAGAACCATGGATTTGATGAGATCTTGCGCAAGATTGGGCCGGATGCGACGGCGACGTTCGATAACTCGTCCAGTAACCCGACGGAGCATGCCAGCAGTGAGGCCACTAACGCTGCCACGGCGGTAGATGGCGACGATGAGGAGTTGGAGGAGGAAGATGACGACGTTGCAGAAGAGGAGGAGGATGACGAAGAGAACGAGGAAGAGGATGTCGAAGACGAGGCGGGTGTATGAGATGGTTTCTTTGACGTGTTTCATTCGTTAGAGAGAGGGTGAGGAGTAACGCGATGCCGATTACGAACTACAGTGTGCTGGCGGGGCGGCCGACGGCGGGGAAGGTTGTTACGGGATCGAGTGCTCATTACCAGATCACGATGCAGGCCAATGGTGGGCCGTTCACTGTTGCAGTGAATATTCAGTCGGTGGATGGTTCGGAGGTGTTGTACGCGGTTGTGGAAGAGTTTACGCCGCCGGATCTGGCCGGTTTGACTGCGTTGCCGATGGGGATGACGGCGTTGACGAGTGTGCCGGGTGGGCTGGCGCTGGACTTCGTTAGGGAGCAGGTTGATGGTGAGCCGATGATTACGCGGGAACAGATGACGTTGCTGCCACAGACGCCGGCTAAAGGAGCGAAGGGACTCAGCGCCGAAGAGGCAATGAGGAAGACGGCTGCTGCGGCTGCGCTTCAGAACGCGGTGGTGACGCTGCTGAATATGACAATCGCAGATAAGGATAGCGTGATTTATGCCTTCGGCAGCTCATACGCTGACTCCGGGAAGGTGGATGGGATCCACGATATTCATATGAATCAGGGGAATCCTGTGGGCGGTGAGGGTGGCGGGTTTAGTGGGGATAACGGCATCTGGCAGGACGGGGCGCTGTTTATCAATCTGCCCTCGAAGAGTGAGTGGATCGCGATCTTTATTGCGTTTCAGACGGAGAGTTGGACTACGGATTCGGCGGGGAACCCGGCTTAGAAGCATGTCCTGCCGGACGGGCCCACTGCGCGTGGGGCGGTCACTTCGTGACGGGTATACCTTGTTTTGGCGCAACGTTTTTTATAGCGCTGCCAGGATTTGGTCGGCGATGGCGGCTGCTTCGACGGCGGGGCGGACGTCGTGGGTGCGGAGGATGTGGGCTCCGCTTAGGATGGCAGCTACGTTCGCAGCCGTGGAGGCGTGGAGGCGGTCTTCCATGGAGGGAGTTGCTCCGTCGAGAAGGATCGACAGGCTGGGGGCTTGGGCGAGTGTGTGGGCGAGGAAGCCTTTGCGGGAGATACCGATGAGGATCGGGAGGTCGAATTGCTGGAGTTCGGGTAGGTGCGCGAGGAGTGGATAGTTTTCATCGAGGCGTTTGCCGAAGCCGAAGCCAGGGTCGATAACGATTTTGTTGCGTGGGATACCGGCAGTGGTGGCGGCTTCGATGTGCTTGGCTAATTCTGTGACGACGAGGGGAACTACTTCGTCAGGTGCGAGTGGGGGAAGGGTTGGCCAGTCCTGAGGGCGGCCTCGGGTGTGCATGAGGATGGTTCCGCAGCGGAGTTGGGCGCAGGTGGCGGACATGTCTTCGTCCCAGAGGTGGCCGCTGACGTCGTTGACGATCTGGGCTCCGGCTTCGATGGCGCGGCGGGCGGTGGCGGCGTGGAAGGTGTCGACCGAGAGGATGGTTTCCGGTTCTGCTTTGAGGATGGCTTCGATTGCGGGGAGGATGCGGGACTGCTCTTCGTCGGGGGTGAGGGGGGTGGCGTTGGGGCGGGTGGATTCGCCGCCGATATCGAGGATGGTTGCGCCTTCCTCAAGCATTTTGAGTGCTTGATCGAGGGCTCTTTCGGGTGCGTGGAGGGGAGAGTAGAAGAGGCCGCCGTCGGAGAAGGAGTCGGGCGTGATGTTGAGGATCCCCATGATAATGGTTTGCTTGCCCAGGGTGAGGGTCCGGGTGCGGAGGTGCCAGTCGTGATGGGTGCGAGGGGCGAAGGGCATGTGGAGATTTTAGCTATGTCCTGCCGGACGGGCCCACTGCGCGTGGAGCGGTCACTTCGTGACATGTGTACTTTGTAGTGGCTAGTAAGTGTGCTGGTCCTCCCGTTGGTCGGAATCAGCGCGTGTGCCGACCAACGGTCGGATCGAGTTTCAGTGAGACAAGGTATACCCGTCACGAAGTGACCGTTCCACGCGCAGTGGGCCCGTCCGGCAGGACACAGCTTCTGATAAGTAAAGTCTCATCTTCAGAAAGAGGGATGCTAGACTGCGCGGATGATGCGGCTATTGCGATGTGCAGCCTGGATGTTGGGTGTTGCGGCCGTTTGCGGACGAGTCGATTGGGCGCAGACGCAGAGCGTTGGATGCGATGGTCTGGTGGTGTTGAAGGCAGGTAGGAGTGGGTCTTGCACGGAGCTATCGAAGACGATTGCTGCGTTGGTGGAGGCTCCTGCGGTAGCTCGGGACCACTGGGGAATTGCTGTTATCGGGATGGATGGCGCGCCGATTTATTCGTTGAACGAAGGACAGCTGTTTCAGCCAGCAAGCAATGCGAAGTTGTTCACGACGGCTGCAGCCATGGCGTTGCTTGGGCCAAAGTCGACATATCAGACGAAGCTGTTGGCGCGTGGAGTGTTTGGCGATGATGGGACGCTGACGGGACATCTTGTTTTAGTTGGCAATGGTGATGCGAATCTGTCGGGACGAGTGCTGCCGTATGTCGCGCCGACGGAGGGATCAAATGGATCAAAGGCAAGTTTTGCTGAAGAGCGAGATCCGTTGCGGTACCTGGCGGAGATGGCGGATCAGATTGCCGCGAGTGGGATAAAGAGTGTGAAAGGCGATGTGATTGGGGATGACACGGTATTTCCGTGGGAGCCTTATGCGCAGGATTGGGCGATTGACGATGCGGTTTGGGGATATGGCGCACCGGTGTCGGCGCTGACGATTAACGACAATCAAATTAAGGTGACGGTGAGCCCCGGCAGTGCATTAGGTGCACCCGTGAATGTGGTGATCGATCCGGCGCTGCCTTATTACACAGTCGAGGTCTCTGCTACGACGGGTGTGGCGAAGAGTCGGAGTGCGATTCAGTTCGAGCGGGCGTTGGGGTCGAAGGTGCTGCGGATCTACGGAACGATTGGATTGCATGCCAAACCGGATGTGGAAGAGGTCGCGATTCAAGATCCACCTGAGTATGCGGCGGTGGCGCTGAAGGGGATGCTGGAGGCTCGCGGGATTGTTGTGAGTGGTGTGGCGAAGGCTCGGCATCGGGTGTTGCTGGACGCGGAGAGTTTTACTCGCGAGTCAGGAGCGATTGTCGATGCTGAGGCGAAAGACGTCTCTCCGCAGCAGAGAGTTGAACCACCAGACGACGCTCAATTTGATGCTGCGATGAATGGTGAAGAGAGGACGATCGCGACACATCAGTCGGCACCCTTGGTGCAGGATGTGGTGGTGACGAATAAGACGAGCCAGAATCTGCACGCGGAGTTGCTGCTGCGTCAGTTGGGTGCGGCGCGAGGTGGGGACGGAACGGTTGCGCAGGGGGCGAAGGTGTTGCGGCAGTTCCTGCTGGATGCGGGGATTGATAAGGACGATTTTGTTTTCTTTGATGGGTCGGGGTTGAGTGGGCACGATCTTGTTACGCCTCGTGCGACTGTACGGTTGTTGCAGTATGCGAGTGTGCAGCCGTGGTTTGCAGATTGGAAGAGCAGTCTGCCGGTGGGTGGGGTGGATGGGTCGCTTGAG is drawn from Edaphobacter lichenicola and contains these coding sequences:
- the dacB gene encoding D-alanyl-D-alanine carboxypeptidase/D-alanyl-D-alanine endopeptidase encodes the protein MMRLLRCAAWMLGVAAVCGRVDWAQTQSVGCDGLVVLKAGRSGSCTELSKTIAALVEAPAVARDHWGIAVIGMDGAPIYSLNEGQLFQPASNAKLFTTAAAMALLGPKSTYQTKLLARGVFGDDGTLTGHLVLVGNGDANLSGRVLPYVAPTEGSNGSKASFAEERDPLRYLAEMADQIAASGIKSVKGDVIGDDTVFPWEPYAQDWAIDDAVWGYGAPVSALTINDNQIKVTVSPGSALGAPVNVVIDPALPYYTVEVSATTGVAKSRSAIQFERALGSKVLRIYGTIGLHAKPDVEEVAIQDPPEYAAVALKGMLEARGIVVSGVAKARHRVLLDAESFTRESGAIVDAEAKDVSPQQRVEPPDDAQFDAAMNGEERTIATHQSAPLVQDVVVTNKTSQNLHAELLLRQLGAARGGDGTVAQGAKVLRQFLLDAGIDKDDFVFFDGSGLSGHDLVTPRATVRLLQYASVQPWFADWKSSLPVGGVDGSLEGRFTAAPLKRHVFAKTGTLGEARALSGYVECASGRTVIFSVMVGNHLPQTNADRDVTNKIVAAIAAAN